The following DNA comes from Lentibacillus sp. Marseille-P4043.
TTTTTCTATCACCTTGAAAAGTGAATTTTTCTACTTGTTGACCTGTTTTAGTAGAAATAGCAATAAAAACGGTACCAGCTGACTGACTTTCTACCGTATCTGGCCCCGCAACACCAGTAAAACTTATCCCGATTGTTGCATCTAAAAGTTTCGAAATATTTGTGGCCATTTCACTTGCACACTCATAGCTAACCGTTCCTTTTTCCTGGATGGTTTCAGAAGAGATGCGCAACACATTTTCTTTTACTTTGGTATCATAGCAAACAATGCCTCCAGCAAATACAGTAGAAGCACCCGGGATTGCTACAAATCGATCAGAAAACATCCCACCAGTTAGACTTTCAGCAGCTGCCAATGTCCAACCTTTTTTCTGTAACAGCTGAAAAACCTTTTCCTCCAGTTTTTCATTATCAACACCGTAACAATACTCTCCTACTTTGTTGAGGATTTTCTCTTTTGTATGATTGATCAATTCAATTGCGGCGTGATGTGTATTAGCCTTTGCTGTTAAACGAATAGCGACACCCTCAGTCTGCGCTAACGGTGCAATAGTTGGATTTGTTTGTTGTGCGATAATCGATTGTAATTCATGCTCCAAACGCGATTCACCGATACCGGTAAACCGAAGCATCGTTGATTGAATAACCATGTTGCTTCCAGTCCGCTCAGCTAAAAATGGAAGAACATGATCAGATACCATTGCCTTCATTTCTTTTGGAACCCCCGGAAGGAAAACCCACGTTTTTCCTTCATGCGTAACTATCATCCCAGGTGCCATCCCAACACGATTTTCGATCACATCTGCTCCGGCGAATACACGTGCTTGCTTTTTATTGTTTGGTGTCATGGTACTATTTTGTTTTGTAAAATAAGCCATTATTTTTTCCATTGATGGTTTGTGCTCCACAATTTCCAAATTAGAAATACGTTGAAATGCTTCTCTAGTCATATCATCATCTGTTGGGCCTAGTCCCCCTGTAACAATAATAACATCAGAGCGTTTAGATGCTTGTGAAAATTGTTCCTGCACGCGATGTAAATTATCACCGACAACGGAATGATAATAGATATCAATTCCGTGTAATGCCAATTGTTCGGAAATCCATTGGGCGTTCGTATTAGCAATTTGCCCTAATAGAAGTTCTGTTCCAACTGCTATTATTTCTGATTTAATTTGTCCCATTATTTCGAATCCCTCATTACATTCCAATTTTTAACGAAATAGTCATACCCAGAAAGAACCGTAAAAAATAACGCAACATATAACATGACGCTAGCAAATGGAAAGCTCATATAGGAAAATGGAAAATTGTGAAGCAGCAGTGCCGCTATTGCAACGATTTGTGTAACTGTTTTTAACTTTCCCATTTTGCTAGCAGCAAGAACAATTCCTTCACCAGCTGCAACAAGACGTAAACCTGTCACAGCAAATTCACGACTAATGATAACAATTACGATCCATGCTGGAGCTAACCCCATTTCAACTAATAAGATGAGTGCCGCCGAAACGAGTAATTTATCCGCTAATGGATCAAGAAACTTTCCTAAATTCGTAACTAAGTTATGTTTTCGAGCGTAATGTCCGTCAATCCAATCTGTTGTAGATGCTATGATAAATAATAATGCCGCTACAAAGTCAACAACCGGTAATTCGGAAGCTCCGATTTGCCACTCTCCCCAATCAAATGGAACGCTGAGCAGGATAATAAAAATTGGGATCAGACAAATACGTGAAAGTGTGATTCTGTTTGGTATATTCATAATGCTTTGGCCTCCTATGTATGATAACAAGTTGTAAAACCCTTCCACATGGAATGAGGGAAGGGTTTTGTGCTACATCCAACTATTTCTTGTCATTCTGATGTTGGTTTTAAATTTATCCAAAGTTTTTGGTGAACTGTGTCTGCAGGGTCTACTGGATATTCTAACTCAACACCATTTATAGTTATTTTTAGTTGCGGGGCATTCCCAACGTTCAAATAAATACGTTCATCTTCGGAAACATCAATTTCTTTTGGCGACTCCTCAGCAGTGAATGGTTTTTCATAATATGATTTTCCATCCCCGTTTTTTACACCAAGATAAGAATTACCCTCTGATTCAAATGTGATTGTTACATCATCCCCCGCATTCTCTAATTCCAGTGTTGATTCAGGGCTAGCGCCTGTACCAGTTTCAACGACTGTCAACTTCGCCTCAGTTGTATCTGTATCTGTTTTCTCATCACTATTGTCCGCCTGATCTTCTTCAGTCTGTGTTGCATCATCATCTGCAGCTGTATCGTCTTCTGAAGCTTCTTTATTTTGATCTTCGTCATCCGGATTATAAATGATTTCATTGTCATCTGGTTTATCAACAGGATCTGAATTGTCCTTTGAGATTGCTTCTTTATAAAAATACCAAGCAGCGAAAACAATACCTATCACTAGCAAAACAACAATTATAGTGGGTATTAATGAAAAAACTGCTGAATTTTTAGCTGAATTACTCTCTTTTCTTGATCGCTGAATTCGGGTATATTGTGCAGTGCTATCTTCATCTGTTTCGGGTATTTCTTCTTTGTACTCTTCCAATAGTTCATTCGGATCTAATCCTACAGCATTAGCATATTCCTTAATAAATGCTCTAGCATAAAACTTACCAGGCAAAATATGAAAATTGCCCTCCTCAATCGCCATTAAGTATCGTTTTTGAATCTTCGTTGTTTCCTGTACACTATCCAACGACAACTCTTTTTCCATTCTTGCTTCTTTTAGTCTTGTGCCTATTTCCATTCGTAAACACCATCCATTTTAAAAATCAAACATAGAAAAGCCGTTTCCTTGACTAAATTGGGATCTTTCAACTGGTTCGTATGTTATTTCTTCCTCTTCATTGCTCCGCAGTTCGATAATATAGTCAAAATCATCCAACTCATACTCAGTAGATTGAACGAACATATCAGGGTGTTCCACGACTTTGACAGCAGGAAGCTGCATAATTTCCCGTATTAATTGCCAATGTTTTTCATTGGCACGACGTGTTGAGACAATACCATCAATAATGTATAAATTATCACTACTGTATTCATCTTGTATTAATTGGCTCCGGATGGTTTGCTTTAATAAAGTACTCGAAACAAATAACCAGCGTTTATTTGCACAAACACTAGCTGCAACAATCGATTCCGTCTTACCTACACGTGGCATTCCACGAATCCCGATTAATTTATGTCCCTCTTTTTTATATAATTCTGCCATAAAGTCAACAAGTAAACCTAATTCATTTCGGACAAAACGAAATGTCTTCCGATCATCAACATCACTGTGAATATACCTTCCATGTCTAACCGCTAATTTATCCCGTAACTTAGGTTTCCTCAGTTTTGTTATTTTTATTGTATCCATTGTTTGTAAAATTGATTTTAACCGCGTAATTTGTTCATCTTTTTTTGAAAGAAGCAGCATACCCCGTCGTGAATTTTCAACACCATTGATTGAAATGATATTGATGGATAACATACCTAATAATGAGGAAATATCACCTAATAATCCAGGACGGTTGTATTGAATTTCATATTCAAAATACCATTCTGTTTTCTCCATAGTACGCTCCTTTTAATCCATACTTAAAAATTACATCCTACTCTATAATAAATGATTTTTTGTATTGTGAAAAGGAGATTAACAATATAAATGCAGATTCCTAGAAAAATATGCTAAAAGAGGTTGTTCAAAAAGTTACTTTCAGATTATTTAATGAACATATTACACAAAAATAAAGAAGCCGACTTATCTCCTCAGCTTCTTTATTATAAAGATTTTTAATGTAAATTTCCTTCATTTTGCACAAGTTTTACCATCGATTGTTTATACATGTAGGAAGCGATGCCGGCCTAAAGACGTTACCAACCACCATTTATTTCAATAATTTCCCCTTGAATATAGTTCGATCGTTCATCCAGCAAAAAACTGAGAGTATGTGCAATTTCTTCTGGTTTCCCGGCCCTGTTCATAGGGATCTGGGCGATGACTTCTTCCTTTTCTGCTGGTGATAAATTCGCATTCATTTTCGTATCAATGAAGCCCGGACTAATTGCATTAACCGAGACCCCACTTGGAGCAACCTCCTTGGCCAACGATTTCACAAAACTGTTTTGTGCTCCTTTGACCGAAGAATACATGACCTCATTACTAGCTCCAACATTTCCCCAAATCGACGTAATAAAAATAATGGAACCAAAGTGTTGTTGAATCATGGACGGCAATAGTTGCTTTGTAATGATCCAAGGTGCTTTTACATGTAAGGTTAACATGTCATCCATCTCTTCAACAGTTGTTTGTTGAAACAGGCCATAATGCGCATTACCACTAGCAAAAACAATCGCATCAACAGGAAAAACCAATTGATTGAGCAACCTATCAATCCCATTTACCGTTGCGAGGTCTGCTTGAACCTCCAGCAGAATTTGTTCTCGTTTTACGGTATTTCGCAATTGATCAATAGCTTGCTTATTTTTATGGTAATGTAAAATCAATTGGTTTCCATCTGTTGCTAAACGCTTTGCGATGGCGATCCCAATATCGCCACTTGCTCCAACAATTAGTATATTTCTCCCCATAATATCGCCTACTCTTACTCCGCAACTATTTTACAAACCGATAAACGCTCAGCCTTAATCCAGTTTTGGATAAAATTATTTGCTTCATCTAACGTTAAAGACTGAATGGTTGGAATCAACTTAAACAAATCAATTCCTACAATGTGATAGTGGATAAATTTATTGGCGATAAATTCCAAAGAGTTCATAGCCCGTAATAATTGGCCAATTTTTTTCTTTTTCATTCGCGTAAATTCTTCCTCAGTTAGTGTTGCTTTATTTGTACGCATCAGCATTTCCTTGACCTTTTCGGCAAACTGATCAGGTTCACCTGTATTACCGCCAATCAATGAATAGCCGAAGTTTTTCTCTAAATTGGTTTCAAAATAAAAACTGGCATCAATTAGTTTTTGATCATATAACTCTTGGTAAAATGGTCCACCCTTTGAGAAATAATGGTCAATTACCATACCTTGCAATAAATCTTTCTTTAAGAATTCATCCCCACTCATTTCTTTGGCCGATTCTTTAATACCTACTGTACATTTTGGAACTGAAACTGGCATTACAATCTTATTTTCAGCCATTGCCACTTCCTCGGGCTCATGCGGATAATTTCGTTTAATTTTCTCCAGTTTAGCAAACTTTTTTTTGCTTTGATTTGTTTTGATCAATTTTGTCATCTTGTCAACGTCAAAATTTCCGGCGATAAACAATGTCATATTTTCAGGATGATAAAACGTATTGTAGCACGTATACAAATCATCTTTCGTAATCGAATTGATCGACTCCACTGTTCCGGCAATATCAACTTTTACAGCATGTTCTTGAAACATACCTTTAATTGTTCCCATAAACGCTTGCCAATCAGGTTGATCATCATACATTTTTATCTCCTGACCAATAATCCCTTTTTCTTTCTCCACCGATTGTTCCGAGAAAAACGGATCCTGTACAAAATCAATTAACGTTTCTACATTTTTCTCGATTTGATCTGTAGCTGCAAACAAATATGCTGTTTTTGTAAACGATGTATAGGCATTGGCTGAAGCACCCTGTTTTCCAAAATCAGCGAACACATCTCGATCCTCTTTTTCAAACATCTTATGCTCTAAAAAGTGTGCGACACCTTCTGGAACTGTAACCTGCTCATCTTGATCAATAGGTACGAACGTTTGATCAATCGAACCGTAATTCGTTGAAAAAATGCCGTACGTTTTGGCCATTTCCTGCTTCGGTAGTAAAAATATAGTTAATCCATTATCAAGTTTCTCTGAATAAATTGTCTCTTCAATATCTTGATAAGATTGCCTATTCATCCGAATTCCCCCCGTTCTTTGTTAAAAGGTAAACCGTGTCTAATTCCAGTTTATTGGCGACATCAACAATATCTTGTTTTTTAACTTGATTAATGTCAGCGATTAATTGTTCCGGTGGCAATTTTTTGTTTCCGATTACTTGTTGATACAACATTTCAATGATTCCTTGTGGATGATCCATCGTTTCCAATAGTTGATTAACAATTAATCCTTTCGTTTCTTCGATTTCATTTTCCGCGAATTCACCTTTTTTCATAGCTTCCATTTGTAGTTCAATAATTTCTCTTGCTTGCTCATAATCCTGTGGAGCGATTCCGCTGAAGACGAGCAATAACCCTTTATGGCTTTCAAAACGAGACGCAGCATAATATGCTAAGCTATTCTTTTCCCGAACATTGATAAAGAGTTTGGAGCTTGGAAACCCGCCAAAAATGCCATTAAATACTTGTAATGCAAAGTAATCATCATCGGAATACGTAATATTGGTGCGATAGCCCAGATGTAGTTTTGCTTGTTGGATTGCTTGTTTTTCAATTACTGTATTCGATTCTATCCGTTCTTTTTTTGATTCTGTTTGTTGCTCGGTATGATGATCTACCTCATTTCGTCCCAATTGTGTTGTTATTTTTTCTTTGATTTCGCGGCTTTCAATATCTCCAGAAACATAAATATCCAATTGATCTTTTTCCACTACTGTTTGGTAATAGTCATATAAATTCTCAGCCGTAATGGTGTCAAGATCTTCTTGATAACCATGAACATGTAATTGGTATACTTCGTTAGCACACATTTCATCAATCAGCCTCATATTGGCGTAACTCATTTTATCATCAATGATCGCATTTATTTTTTGGTGTAATGTTTCTTTTTCTCGCGCCAAAATTCTTTCATCAAAACAGTTAGCCGTAACATTAGGCTGAAAAATAACTTCATTTAATAGTGCAATCCCTTTATCAATTACAGAGGATTCATCAGCGATAAACTTGTCATTTGCTATTTCCAACCGAATACTAATGATATGATTATTTCCTTTTTTTCCACCGTCAATGGACAATACTGCCCCATACAAATCGTCCAGTCTTGCTTGCAAAGATGTGCTGTTTGGAAACGATTTCGTTCCTTGCTGCAATACGTACGGAAGTAGAGCCCTTTTGGTAATTGTTTCTCTATCCAGGGGTGCTTTCAGTTTTGCTACAAAAGCAATCGTTTTATGCTTTTTGTTCGGTATGACATGTAAATGAAATCCATTTTCTTGAAAAACTTCTTCGGCAACATTGCTCATTCGATTTCCTCCTATTTTATGTATGTTGCTAAACTTTTCCATCCTTTTTACTATCTCAATATTAGTTTATTCTATTCTAGTTATTATTATAGGCTATTTTTACCAAAAATAAAAACTGACCCTTATGGATCAGTTTTTATTTAAGACTTAATCATTCTATCTGCTTCCTTTAATATATGGTACACCATTTGCTTTTGGTGCATCGGCACGTCCAATGAATCCAGCTAATGCGAGAATTGTTAGAACGTAAGGAGCAATTAGCAAATAAATTTGTGGTACGTTATCAAGGAATGGAACCCCTGCACTTATAACACTTAAGCTTTGTGCAAATCCAAAGAATAAGGCAGCTCCCATAGCACCAAGTGGATGCCATTTACCGAAAATGACCGCAGCAAGTGACATAAATCCTTGTCCAACAATCGTTGAATGTGAGAAATTTAAGGCGATTGTTAACGCAAATACTGAACCACCTAAACCACCCATCGCTCCAGAAATCATTACCGCAATATAACGCATTTTATAAACGTTTATTCCGTTTGTATCAGCTGCCATCGGATGTTCACCAACCGCACGCAAACGTAATCCAAAAGGTGTTTTATAAAGTACATACCATGCAACAAATGCTAAGATAATGGCCAAATATGATGTTAAATACGTATGCTGGAAAAATATTGGCCCAATCACAGGAATATCGCCTAATATGGGCACATCTGTTGTATAAAACGGCTCATCGACCATATCTGTTTGTCCTTTTCCATACCATTGTTTAGTTAAAAAGACACCTAAACCAAGTGCTAAAAAGTTTATTGCCACACCACTAACAACCTGATCAGCTCGAAAGGATACAGATGCAACAGCATGAATAATGGAAAATATTGCGGAAACAACCATTGCCACTAGAATGGAGATCCATGGTGTCCAAGCACCCAATGCATCCGAAAATGTTAAGTTAAACACAATACCAACAAAGGCACCCATTACCATTAAACCTTCGAGACCAATATTGACAACACCAGATTTTTCACTAAATACGCCACCTAACGCCGTAAAAATAAGAGGTGCTGAAAAGAACAGTGCAGGTGTAATAATGGATTGTAATAGATCAACAATTCCCATTTACTTTTCCTCCTTTTTAAAGCGAAGTAATACCCAGCGAATGATGTAACTTGATGCAACAAAGAAGATAATTAACGCAATAATAATATCAACAAGTTCAGTCGGTACACCTGCAACGGTAGGCATGTTAACCGCTCCTACCTTCAATACTCCAAACAAGAACGCCGCAAGCACAACGCCAATGGCAGAATTCGCACCAAGTAGTGCAACTGCTATCCCATCAAAACCTAAATTGGTAAAACCAGACATAACGGAAATAGTTCCATACGTTCCTAGTCCTTCCATAGCCCCAGCAAGTCCCGCAAAGGCTCCAGATATAACCATTGATAAGATAATGTTTTTACTAACGTTCATGCCAGCATATTTTGATGCATGCCGATTATAACCAACTGCTTTAATTTCATAACCAGTTGTTGTTCGATCAATAATAAACCACATAACAGCTGCAGCAAATAATGCGATTAAAATTCCATAGTGCAGTCTGGAAAAATACGTTAAACCTTGCAACCATTCAGATGCCAATGAAGCTGTTCCAGATATCTGATCTGTCGTTTCTGCATTATCTGTTAGAACACTTCTGATTATTTCGTTTGTACAATATAACGCAATATAGTTCATCATAATCGTAACAATTACTTCATGTACACCCAATTTTGCTTTTAGTAAACCAGGCACAAATCCCCATACTGCACCTGCAACTGCCGCAGCGATCACAGCCAACGGCAAATGTATATACATTGGCGCATCTACAGCCAAACCAACCCAAACCGCTGCTAGCCAGCCTACTATTACTTGTCCCTCCGCACCAATGTTAAACAAATTGGCACGATAAGCGAATGCTACAGCTAAACCGGTAAGGATATATGGAGCAACTTTCCGTAATGTCTCACCAAAGAAGTACAAATCACCAAACGAACCTTGCCAGAGTGCAGCATATCCTTTTATCGGATTGTAGCCGAATGCCAGCATGATAATCGCTCCAAAGATCAACCCTAATAATACAGAAATGATTGGAACTAGTATATTAAACATTTTGTTAGAAGCCATTATTCATCACCTGCACTTTCTTGCTTACTACCTGCCATTAACAACCCTAGTTCTTGCTCATTTGTTTCTTCAGGTTTCACATTGGCCACTATTTTACCGTCAAACATTACGGCAATGCGATCACTTACATCGATAATTTCATCTAACTCAAAAGAAACGAGTAAAACGGCTTTTCCTTTATCTCTTTCTTCAATCAATTTTTTATGAATAAATTCAATTGCCCCAACGTCTAAACCTCTTGTAGGCTGTGCAGCAATTAATAAATCCGGCGAGCGATCTACTTCTCGACTTATAATTGCTTTTTGCTGGTTTCCTCCTGATAGTGCACGCGCTTTCGTATATTCACTAGGTGTACGAACATCATATTCATTAATTAATTGGGTTGCTTTTTTATAAATCTCTTTGTAGTTCAAAATGGAACCCTTCGAATATGGTTTTTGATAATAGGTTTGCAGCACCATATTTTCACCAATCGGATAATCTAACACAAGACCATATTTATGACGATCTTGCGGTATATGCCCGACACCACTCTCGGTTACTTTTCGTGGTGACAGATTCGTAATGTCTTTATTATTTAATTTAATTGTTCCTGATTCTGATTTAGTTAGTCCAGTTATAGCCTCAATTAATTCTGACTGTCCATTACCATCAACACCGGCAATACCAACAATTTCACCAGCACGTAATTCGAGATTTAAGCCTTTCACCAAATCTACTTTTCTAGCATCTTTAACGAACAAATTTTCAATTTCGAGAACGACGTCTTTCGGGTTTGCTATCTGCTTGTCTGTTTTAAAACTAACATCCCTGCCGACCATTAAAGAAGCCAATTCCGTAACACTTGAATCTTTAACATCAACTGTACGAATTCCTTTCCCTTTGCGAATCACAGTACACCTGTCACAAACCTCCATAATTTCCTTTAGTTTGTGTGTAATTAGAATAATAGATTTACCTTCTCTTATTAACGAACGCATAATTTCAATCAACTCATTAATTTCCTGTGGGGTAAGAACTGCAGTTGGTTCGTCAAATATCAAAACTTCAGCACCACGATATAATGTTTTTAAGATTTCGACACGTTGTTGCATCCCAACCGATATATCACTTATTTTCGCCGTAGGATCTACCTTTAAACCATAACGATCCGAAAGTTCCTGAACCTCTTTTTCTGCCTTTTTCAGGTTAATTTTTCCACTTTTCTTGGTCGGTTCACTGCCAAGGATGATGTTTTGAGTAACCGTAAATGTATCAACTAACATAAAATGCTGATGGACCATTCCAATTCCCAAATCGTTAGCAATATTAGGATTGGTAATGTCCACTTTTTCACCATGAACATGTATTTCCCCTTTTTCCGGCTGGTACAAGCCAAATAACACATTCATTAAGGTGGATTTTCCAGCTCCATTTTCGCCTAATAATGCATGAATTTCCCCTTTTTTTAACTGTATCGTTATATCATCATTTGCAACGATTCCTGGAAATTCTTTACGTATATGAAGCATTTCAATTACATAATCCACTTCTCTTCACCCCTCTTTTACAAAATATGCTGGTTTCATGAAAATCACCAAATGAAGAGGCTGGAAAATAATGTATCCCTTCATTTAGAGATTTTTACCAATTTAAGGGTAAAAAAGGCTGGTAATTCCAGCCATTTTTACCTAACTTTTATAGTGCATCCACGAATTCTTCCGTTTCTTCACGTGTTTTTGGAACGTCAATTTCTCCGTTAGTGATTTTTTCTTTCCATTCATCTACAGCTTTAATAATTTCGTCTGTTAGTGCATCCTCATTTGTTTTTGCTACACTAATAGCTTCATCTTCCAAGCCATATTCTAATACTTCACCACCAGGAAATTCGCCGTTCATGGACTTATTGGATAAGTCTTGGACTGCAACATCTACACGTTTTACCATTGATGTTAGTGTTACATTGTAATCGTCAATTTGTCCTTCTTCGTATTGGTCACGATCAACACCAATTACCCATACATCTTTATCCGGATTATTCTGTTTAATATCCTTTGCTTGAGCAAATACACCATTTCCAGTTCCGCCAGATGAGTGGTAGATAATGTCTACACCATTGTTGTACATATTTGTTGCAATTAATTTACCTTTATCAGCAGCACCGAAAGATTCGGCATATTGTACATCAACATCAATATCCGGATTTATTGATTTAACACCTGCTATAAAACCAGATTCAAATTTGTTGATTAGCGGAGAATCAACCCCACCAACAAATCCAACTTTATTTGATTTCGTTTTCATTGCTGCAGCAACACCTACTAAGAATGATCCTTCATGTTCTTTAAATGTAACGCTTGCAACATTTGGTTCCTCGACAACATCATCGACAATTGAGAAGTGTGTGTCCGGATATTGCTTGGCAACCTTGGTAATACCTTCTTTTAAATTAAAGCCGATACCGAAGATTAAATTGTAATCTTGTTTGACTAGACGAGTAAGGTTAGGCATGTATTCTGATTGATCATTTGATTGAGCATAATCAATTCCATCCCCCTTGGAAAATCCATGTTCATCTCCCCATGCTTTCAAACCTTCCCATGCTGATTGGTTAAATGATTTATCATCTACACCACCAATATCAGTTACCATTGCCGCGCTGAAATCTGAATCTTCGCTACTTGCTTCATCACCAGATTTTTCATCATTGCTTTTACTGTCGTCATCCGAACTGCCACATGCAGCTAGTACCATTCCAATGCTTAAAATTAAAGCAAATAGTACAATAAATTTACGATTTTTCAATCAAAAAACCCCCTATTTTTGAATTTTGCTAACAACTAAATAAGAATATCACAAGCTAATAGTTCTCACGATCACCTCCCAAAGGCGCTAATTTATGATACCCCTTACAAGCGTTTCCGCAAAACATAAAAACTAAATACATCCGAGCGAAAATAATTTATAGAATATAATACTGCTTCATCTTCTGCTGTATAATGTACTTGTTTTAGTAGCAGCAATGATTGCTCAGGGTCACAGTCCAAAATATCGTATATCCGATCATGATAACTGATCGGCTCAATATACGTAATGGCGTAGGTGATTCGCTTATTTGCGTGGGTCTCCAAAAGTTTAAATAATGAGTCTTCTTCATGAACGTGTTCTAGTGGAATAAGGCCCTCCGGTATTTTGTCAACACAAAACACAACAGGGTCATTATCCGCTGTCCGAACACGCTCGATTTTTGCGAGTTTTTGAATTTTTTTAGGTGCAAATCGATTGCGATCATCTTCAGTCGGTTCAATGAACTCTGTTGATATATATTCAGATCCAGCAGTTTTTCCCGACTGTCTAATCATATACGTAACACTATTTAACTGTTCTATCCCAGATGAGAAAATAGGTTTGGGATTAACAAATGTACCGACGCCATGTCGTCTTGTCACCACGTTTTCCTCTTCTAAAATGCGAAGTGCTTCCCGTAATGTGGCACGTGAGACACCTAATTGCTTTGATAATTGAAACTCAGATGGGAGCTTCTCTTTTTCTTTATACTTACCGCTTTCAATATCACGCTTAACCTCATCAATTACTTGTAAATACAAATGACGCGAATCCATTTTGATTGACATGACTACCCCCCTTTGTAAACCTGGTCTTATGTAAAAAAGAAAGCGCCTTCATACGCAACACAGAAAAATTCAGCTTGTGATCTGACCTCTGACGTATGACTCGTATATCCGAAAATTAATATACCATTTTTCTGAAGATAAATAAACAGTTATAGGACAAAATTCTTAAAAATTATCTTTTATGTTGGCAAAAAAAGCTGAACGTCTAAAAAAAAGCAGCAAAAACCTAGCAATTATCTAGGTATTGCTGCCTGCATTTTATGCTTTACAAAGTTACCATTAAGATGATTTTTCTTCCGAGGCTTGGGAAATTAGGACTGTTCTTGGTTTACTTCCTTCATATGGTCCAACAATCCCTCTATCTTCCATTGCGTCGATCAATCGAGCTGCTCTTGTATAACCGATGCGAAATCTTCTTTGCAGCATGGAAACACTAGCACTTTGCATTTCAGTTATAAGTTGAACGGCATCATCAAATAGTTCATCGTCCACTTCCGATTTAACCTCGGCTGTATCTTCTGGAATCATTTCTTCCTGGTACGATGCTTTTTGCTGATCGATACAATGGTCAACGATTCGTTCTACCTCTTCATCCGATAAAAATGCTCCTTGTACCCTAGTAGGTTTTGAAGCGCCAACGGGCATGTAAAGCATATCACCTCTACCTAGTAATTTTTCTGCACCGCCTGAATCCAAAATCGTACGAGAATCAGTCTGTGATGACACGCTAAAAGCAATACGAGATG
Coding sequences within:
- a CDS encoding ABC transporter ATP-binding protein, which gives rise to MDYVIEMLHIRKEFPGIVANDDITIQLKKGEIHALLGENGAGKSTLMNVLFGLYQPEKGEIHVHGEKVDITNPNIANDLGIGMVHQHFMLVDTFTVTQNIILGSEPTKKSGKINLKKAEKEVQELSDRYGLKVDPTAKISDISVGMQQRVEILKTLYRGAEVLIFDEPTAVLTPQEINELIEIMRSLIREGKSIILITHKLKEIMEVCDRCTVIRKGKGIRTVDVKDSSVTELASLMVGRDVSFKTDKQIANPKDVVLEIENLFVKDARKVDLVKGLNLELRAGEIVGIAGVDGNGQSELIEAITGLTKSESGTIKLNNKDITNLSPRKVTESGVGHIPQDRHKYGLVLDYPIGENMVLQTYYQKPYSKGSILNYKEIYKKATQLINEYDVRTPSEYTKARALSGGNQQKAIISREVDRSPDLLIAAQPTRGLDVGAIEFIHKKLIEERDKGKAVLLVSFELDEIIDVSDRIAVMFDGKIVANVKPEETNEQELGLLMAGSKQESAGDE
- a CDS encoding ABC transporter permease gives rise to the protein MASNKMFNILVPIISVLLGLIFGAIIMLAFGYNPIKGYAALWQGSFGDLYFFGETLRKVAPYILTGLAVAFAYRANLFNIGAEGQVIVGWLAAVWVGLAVDAPMYIHLPLAVIAAAVAGAVWGFVPGLLKAKLGVHEVIVTIMMNYIALYCTNEIIRSVLTDNAETTDQISGTASLASEWLQGLTYFSRLHYGILIALFAAAVMWFIIDRTTTGYEIKAVGYNRHASKYAGMNVSKNIILSMVISGAFAGLAGAMEGLGTYGTISVMSGFTNLGFDGIAVALLGANSAIGVVLAAFLFGVLKVGAVNMPTVAGVPTELVDIIIALIIFFVASSYIIRWVLLRFKKEEK
- a CDS encoding ABC transporter permease, which encodes MGIVDLLQSIITPALFFSAPLIFTALGGVFSEKSGVVNIGLEGLMVMGAFVGIVFNLTFSDALGAWTPWISILVAMVVSAIFSIIHAVASVSFRADQVVSGVAINFLALGLGVFLTKQWYGKGQTDMVDEPFYTTDVPILGDIPVIGPIFFQHTYLTSYLAIILAFVAWYVLYKTPFGLRLRAVGEHPMAADTNGINVYKMRYIAVMISGAMGGLGGSVFALTIALNFSHSTIVGQGFMSLAAVIFGKWHPLGAMGAALFFGFAQSLSVISAGVPFLDNVPQIYLLIAPYVLTILALAGFIGRADAPKANGVPYIKGSR
- the yfmF gene encoding EF-P 5-aminopentanol modification-associated protein YfmF is translated as MSNVAEEVFQENGFHLHVIPNKKHKTIAFVAKLKAPLDRETITKRALLPYVLQQGTKSFPNSTSLQARLDDLYGAVLSIDGGKKGNNHIISIRLEIANDKFIADESSVIDKGIALLNEVIFQPNVTANCFDERILAREKETLHQKINAIIDDKMSYANMRLIDEMCANEVYQLHVHGYQEDLDTITAENLYDYYQTVVEKDQLDIYVSGDIESREIKEKITTQLGRNEVDHHTEQQTESKKERIESNTVIEKQAIQQAKLHLGYRTNITYSDDDYFALQVFNGIFGGFPSSKLFINVREKNSLAYYAASRFESHKGLLLVFSGIAPQDYEQAREIIELQMEAMKKGEFAENEIEETKGLIVNQLLETMDHPQGIIEMLYQQVIGNKKLPPEQLIADINQVKKQDIVDVANKLELDTVYLLTKNGGNSDE
- a CDS encoding BMP family lipoprotein, which codes for MKNRKFIVLFALILSIGMVLAACGSSDDDSKSNDEKSGDEASSEDSDFSAAMVTDIGGVDDKSFNQSAWEGLKAWGDEHGFSKGDGIDYAQSNDQSEYMPNLTRLVKQDYNLIFGIGFNLKEGITKVAKQYPDTHFSIVDDVVEEPNVASVTFKEHEGSFLVGVAAAMKTKSNKVGFVGGVDSPLINKFESGFIAGVKSINPDIDVDVQYAESFGAADKGKLIATNMYNNGVDIIYHSSGGTGNGVFAQAKDIKQNNPDKDVWVIGVDRDQYEEGQIDDYNVTLTSMVKRVDVAVQDLSNKSMNGEFPGGEVLEYGLEDEAISVAKTNEDALTDEIIKAVDEWKEKITNGEIDVPKTREETEEFVDAL